CCGGCTGATGGACCGGCTGGACGACTCGGTGCTGGCCCGCGCTCACAGCTACGACCGGATCCAGCACTCCGCGCTGGCCGCCGGTGACGTCGACCTGCTCCGTCGGCTGGCCCACTTCCGCAACGACGGCGGCCTGCGCGGCGGTGCCCGGGCGCTGTCCCGGCCCGGCCGCCCGTGGCAGTTCGAGCACAACTACCCCGGCGTACAGGACCAGAGCGCTTCGGTGTCGCGGGAGCTGTACCGGCTGCCGATGAAGGACCTGACCCTGGCGACCAGCGTCCGCGAGGTCGGCTGGCTCGACGACGGCTCGCTGTCGGTCAAGGGCACGGCCGAGATCCGGCACCTGGAGACCAAGACGTCGTCCAGCCTGCGCATCGGGTTGGTCGTCGGCGGCGTGGAGACCCCGCTCGCCGTCCGGCGGTACGACGCGACCGACACGCACGGTGACCCGGCCCTGGTGGGCTTCGAGGTCCGGCTCGACAAGGCGCTGCTCGGCAAGCTCAAGGGGACCGGTGCCCCGGCGCACTTCATGGTGCGGCTGAAGTCCGGCCGGCTGCGCCGGATCGGCAAGCTCCGTGGCCAGCGGCCCGGTAGCCCGGGCTGGCCGCCGGGTGCGTGGATCGACGGCACCAGCTGGGTCCAGCCCGGCCCCGGTGCCGACGGTGCCTTCGTACTGCGGCGCATGGTCGACCCGACGCGCCTCACGGCCGTCAGCCAGACCGCGGACGCCCTGGTCCTGCAGGGCCGCGTGCCGGTCGGCCTGGAGGACCCGAAGCTGCAGGTGACCCGGCCGCTGGCCGGCAAGGACCAGGAGCTGCCGCTGACGTTCAGCGGCGACGGTCGCGACTTCAGCGTCCGGATCCCGGTCCGGCCGATCATCGAGGACACCAACCCCGACGACCCGTTCACCCAGCGCACCACCTGGGCGTTCCGGCTGGTCGGCAAGGACGACGAGAAGCTGCTGCTCTGGACCGCCGACCCGCAGGCCGTGCACCACCTGGCCGACGGCCGGATGGTCAGCCTGACCCGCTCCACCGGCGGCTACGTCAACCTGCACGAGGCCCCGCTCCGGCTGCCCGCCGAGCACGTCAACGTGGTTGCCGGGAGCAACGGTCTGGAACTGCGGATCGACGGCGCGGTGCTGGACGGCGACGGGTACGTCTTCAGCTGGCGGCGCTACCTGGACGACTCCGACGCCCACGCCGACGTCGCCTGCCGGCTCACCGTCGAGGACGGCCGCTGGACCGCGAGCTCCGACCTCGCCGACCTGATCCCGGCCGACGCGGTGGTCAACTCCACGGACCCGCTGGCCAGCCTGGCCGACTGGATCCTCTTCGCGACCGGACCGGACGGCGCCGAGCACGCCGTGCAGTGCGAACCGTTCCTGTCCGCCCGGCTGCCGGTCGAGGTCGAGCAGGCCGGTCACACCGCCGCGCTGCGCCCGCACGCCGGCACACTCCACCTCGAGGTCCGCTGATGCATCACCACAACCACTACTACGGCCAGGCCCACATCCTGGCCCGGTACGCCGGACTGGACGACGCGTACCCGCCCCGCCTGCGCGGCTACCTCCAGCACGGCTGGAACATCGCGGACGGCTGGAACCCGGTGCACGAGTTCTACGACGGCGCCTGGCGGTACACGTGGAGCGACGGACCCCGGCGCCGCGGGCACGCGCTCGGCCGGCGCAACTACGCCAGCATCGGCGCCCCGTTCCTGTACCTGCAGGAGCTGGAGCCCGAGCTCGGCGCCGTACCGGAGGAAGAGCGTGAAGGCACCCTCTGGTTCCTCTTCCACGGCTGGGAGGGCGGCAAGATCCAGGGCGACCACAAGCGCCTGATCGACGAGATCCGGGAGACCGAGCCGGGTCCGGTCACCTTCAGCCTGTACTACACCGAGTACGACCGGCCCGAGGTGCGCAAGTCGTACGAGGACGCCGGGTTCCGCGTGGTCTCGTTCGGCCGCCGCGGGTTCTCCTACGAGGGCACCGACCCGAGGTTCCTCTACAAGCAGCTCGCCGAGCTGCGCAAGCACAAGCGGGTGGCGGCCAACCGGCTGTCGACCGCGATCTTCTACGGGATCGCCGCCGGCTGCGAGGCCGCGGTGTACGGCGACCCGATGGAGATGGAAGGCGAGAACCCGCTCTTCGGCGGGCAGAGCCGGATCGCGCGGCTGTGGCCGGAGATGCTGGGCAAGGAGCTGGACATGGACGCCGCCCGGGCGACCACCGACCTGGAACTGGGCGTGCCGTGGATGATGCCGCCCGCGGAACTGCGGATGTTGTTCGATTGGAGAGAGCGTGTCTGACAACCAGCTGGCCGTCGAGGTCGTCCGCGGTGAGATGCAGCCGTGGAGCGACTACTCCGGCAAGCGGGGGGCTGTCCAGGGACCGGCGCTGCGCGCGCTGCTCACGGACGTCCTGCCCGACGGGGCACGCACGCTGATCGTCGGCCCGCACGGCGCCGACCTGGTCGAGGCGGTCGTCGCCAAGGCGTCCGAGACGACCCTGCTCGTCCGCTCGGTCTCCGACGCGGGTGAGCTCGGCGAGCGGTTCGCCGCAGGCGCCGGCAAGGGCGCCGGTGCCGGCCTGCAGGTCGTCGCGGGTGCGCTGGACGGTTTGGCCGAGGCCGGGCGTCCGTCGTACGACGTGGTGGTTGCCGCTGACGGTCTGGACCGCGTCATCGGGTACGACAGCCCTGACCTGACCTGGTCGCAGCGGCTGGACGCGCTGGCCGCCGTCTGCTCGCCGGACGCCGTTGTCGTGCTGGGCCTGGAGAACGAGTTCTCCCTGACGAACCTGCTCGACCGCCGCCCCGCTGACCAGCGCCACGGCGACGACGAGTGGCGCCCGCTCCACGACGACCCGACCCGCCCGGTCTCCACGTCCCAGCTGCTCGCCGAGCTGGACCGAGTCGGCCTGTCGGGCGCGACCACCTACGCCACCTTCTCGGTAGCCGAGACCCCGCACGCCCTGCTCTCCACGGACACCGCCGAGACCGCCCGCCCCGGCCAGCTCCCCACCCGCCTCGCCGTAGAGGCCCTGGAAGCAGCGTCGACTGTCGTCCCGCTCCTCACCCCCATCGCCGAATCCGCCGAAGCCGCGGCGCGAGCCGGCCTCCTGGCGTCCACCCCGACGGGCTGGCTAGCAGTCCGTGGCGGAAAGCCGAACCACGCGATCTACGCCCAAACCACCGGCCACCCGGCGGTACTGACCGCTGATGTGGATGCTGAGGTGTGGAAGGTAGTAGTTGCTGGAGATGAGGTTGAAGCTGAAGGTGCTTTGGCTTTTGATTCTTCGGTTGTTCCCGCGACTGTTCCGGGTGGGGTTTCTGCTGAGACTCTGCTGTTCCGGCTGGCAGCTGCTGAGGACGTCCCCGGCTTCCGGGACCTCGCCGGGCGGCTGGGGGACTGGGCTCGGTCGCAGACCTCGCGAGTTCTCCCGCGCTGGGACGACGTGGTGACCGACGGCGACAGCTTCGCCTTCGGTGTGTCCGCCTGGGTGACCGTCGCCGACGAGACCGAGCAGGACCGCCTCGCCGCCGCCTGGGCACGCTTCCACGACCGCCTGATCGGCGCCCACCGCCGCCACCCGTGGCCTCCGTGGATGGTCGGCGACGACCTCGTGTCCACCTGGCTCGCGATGTCCGGTATCGACGCCCCGGCACAGACCCCAGCGACCACCCCGGACACTCCCTCGGCCTCCGTCGCACAGGTTGCCCGAGGCAAGGAGCTGGCGGCCGCCCTGGCCACCGCGCTCGGCGTACCGGCGGACGGGTCGCAGACGCCCGACGTACGGACCGTCCTGGCCGACGCCGACCGCGCCGCACAGGAGATCCACGAGCTCAAGGGCCAGATCTTCGGCCTCGAGCGCACCCTCGGCTTCCGCGACAAGGCCCTGAAGACCCGCGAGACCCGGCTGCGTGAGATGCGCACCCAGGTCCAGAAGGCCAACGCCGAGCGCACCAAGCTGAAGAACTCCAGGGCGTACTCCGCGGTGAAGCTGATCCGCAGGGCCGCCCAGATCCGCAACCCGCGCAAGTTCGCCGGCAAGGTCCGGCGCCGCGTCAAGCGCCAGCTCCGCGGCAAGCTGAGCTAACCAGTACGACGAACAGCCGGGTTCCCCCAGGGAGCCCGGCTGTTGTGGTTACTCGGCGAGCCGGGAGACGAGGAAGCCGACCCGTTCCTCTTGCAGGGCCGGCGGAATCCGCCCGCTGCCCGAGAGCACGGCCATCCCGTGCACCGCGCTCCAGACCACCTCCGCGGACAACTCACGCGGCTCGTCGTCCCCCCGGAAGCACGCGACGAACTCGTCGAAGCACGCCCGCATCGACGCCGGCGTCTCGTCACTCGCGAACTTCAGCTCGGTCGGCAGCACGAACATCGCCTGATAGACCGCAGGTCGCGTGCTCGCGAAGTCCAGGTACGCCTGGCAGACCGCGCCCAACGGGGACGCCTTCCCGGACTTCCCGGCCACAGGCGGCCCGGTCACTCCCTCCTGCGGCTGCCCGGTCGCCTCCTCCCGCGCCTGCCCGGTCGCCTCCTCCCGCGCCTGCCCGGTCGCCTCCTCCCGCGCCTGCCCGGTCGCCTCCTCCCGCGCACCCCGCAGCTGAGCGGCAAGTGCCTCGAACCCCTCGAGCGCGACCGCACTCACGATCCCGGTCATCCCGTTGAAGTGGCTGTAGAGCACCGGCTGGCTGTACTCGACCCGGTCGGCCAGCCGCCGCGTCGTCACCGCCTCCCAGCCCTCGGCCTCCGCGAGCTCCCGCGCGGCCGTGACGATCAGTCGATGACGGTCGGCCCGCTCGCGTTCACGGCGCTCGTTGACGGGGGACATGACCAGATTCTAGCACCGCTAGACATTCTGTCGAAGACAGCATTATCGTTGCTACATCATCTAGCAGTGCTAGCTACTGAGGAGCAACCCCATGATCACCACCGTCGCCACCGTGCTCGCCGGACTGATCGGCGTCGGCATCCTCTTCATCGGCCTCAACGTGTTCCGGGCGCCCCGCGCGGCGGCCGGCTTCGGCATTCCCGGTACGCCGACCGAGGATCCCACCTTCCGGGCGTGGCTGACCGTCAAGGCGGACCGCGACATCGTCGCCGGACTCCTGCTCTTCCTGGTGCTGTTCGCGGGCACACCCCACCTGCTGGGCGGATACCTGCTGGTCGCCGCGCTGATGCCCGTCGCCGACGCCCTGATCGTGCTGCGCAGCAAGGGCCCCAAGGCCACGGCGTACGGCGTCCACGCGGCAACCGCCGCGATCATGGCGGCGGTCGGCGTCCTGCTGTTCCTCTAGCGCGGGCGGCGGGCGATCAGGAGCTGATGGGTGTCGGGCCAGTCGACGGCCTCGCCGTCGACTGTGGTGAGCGCAGCGACCGGCGCGATGCGGTTCTCGATCACCCAGTCGTTGCGCCAGGGCTTGGACGACGGGTCGAGCGTGAAACCGGCCGACCGGGCGATCGCGGTCCAGTCGGCGAAGGTGAGTCCGCAGAACTGCTCGTGGGTCTCGCTGAGCCAGTTGTCGGCGTAGTCCTTGCGGGTCAGGAAGTCCATCGCGTCGGCCAGCCGCAGGACCGGGTGCTCGCCGCGGAGCGTGTAGGCGAAAGGCACGCGGGCGTTGCGCCGGAAGTCCTGGGCGAACTGGAAGAAGTGAGCGCGGGTGGACAAGGCCTTCACGTGGGCCGCGGGGTCGTTCAGGGACTCCAGGTCGACCGGCGCCGAAGGATTGACGCCGTCCGAGTCATCCAGCGCCAGTACGACGGACCGATCGGGCTCCGCCGGTCCGCAGACGTCGGAGTTGATCCAGACCCCGCCGGGCGCGGTGTGCGCGAAGAGACCGTCGACGAACCGCTGAACGGTCGACGCGCGCGAGCCGTCGGCGTACGACCAGATCTCGTGGGTCAGTGCGAGCGTGAGCGTGGTGTCGATCGAGCGCGGCGGGAAGACGGCCGCGCCGAGCATGTTGCGCTGGTAGAAGTAGACGTTCGGGTTCTGGAAGAACCCCTGCTCCTTCTTGTGCACGCACTCGGCGTACAGGTGCCGG
The Kribbella italica DNA segment above includes these coding regions:
- a CDS encoding TetR/AcrR family transcriptional regulator produces the protein MSPVNERRERERADRHRLIVTAARELAEAEGWEAVTTRRLADRVEYSQPVLYSHFNGMTGIVSAVALEGFEALAAQLRGAREEATGQAREEATGQAREEATGQAREEATGQPQEGVTGPPVAGKSGKASPLGAVCQAYLDFASTRPAVYQAMFVLPTELKFASDETPASMRACFDEFVACFRGDDEPRELSAEVVWSAVHGMAVLSGSGRIPPALQEERVGFLVSRLAE
- a CDS encoding glycosyltransferase, whose product is MTPRLSVVVPFYNVRDYIGDCLDSIARQTWTDFEAILVDDGSPDDSAAIAQDFCDRDPRFRIVAQENQGLGPARNTGVRHADGEYITFVDSDDLVTRHGFEKLIRTLDGSGSSFAGGNARRFNNSSGVRPSWIHRLPFAKDRIATHVIESPDLILDRMAWNKVYRRSFWDDFGYEFPAIRYEDYPVTLKAHLDAVTVDALAVPVYYWRERESGESITQQKFQLGNMEDRVHSAELVMDLIETGDTLREVRRRVHSHFTQIDMLTLMMAFGAAPADEEQNLLKLARRLMDRLDDSVLARAHSYDRIQHSALAAGDVDLLRRLAHFRNDGGLRGGARALSRPGRPWQFEHNYPGVQDQSASVSRELYRLPMKDLTLATSVREVGWLDDGSLSVKGTAEIRHLETKTSSSLRIGLVVGGVETPLAVRRYDATDTHGDPALVGFEVRLDKALLGKLKGTGAPAHFMVRLKSGRLRRIGKLRGQRPGSPGWPPGAWIDGTSWVQPGPGADGAFVLRRMVDPTRLTAVSQTADALVLQGRVPVGLEDPKLQVTRPLAGKDQELPLTFSGDGRDFSVRIPVRPIIEDTNPDDPFTQRTTWAFRLVGKDDEKLLLWTADPQAVHHLADGRMVSLTRSTGGYVNLHEAPLRLPAEHVNVVAGSNGLELRIDGAVLDGDGYVFSWRRYLDDSDAHADVACRLTVEDGRWTASSDLADLIPADAVVNSTDPLASLADWILFATGPDGAEHAVQCEPFLSARLPVEVEQAGHTAALRPHAGTLHLEVR
- a CDS encoding class I SAM-dependent methyltransferase — its product is MHLLFPGRHHVLTAYQADFLREAAPAGTTVVWAVTSANHHTTKRNPIPFDRREAAIERFSVATGLRSLVIGVTDTPPTDDFAEVTVKAIEAGTDDAVRLSPENTVVACSTPEVAKLYERLGYKVIGVEPEGVQRPWDVLLMIAAGNDEWRSLAHPATVDVFDRYRLDAQVRRCVNDPVVGDDGGLTTTRDYKTYADAFETAADRKWSQIKDFVHPGRILDIGCATGATLQRVDGDPRFHESDLIGVEVARHLYAECVHKKEQGFFQNPNVYFYQRNMLGAAVFPPRSIDTTLTLALTHEIWSYADGSRASTVQRFVDGLFAHTAPGGVWINSDVCGPAEPDRSVVLALDDSDGVNPSAPVDLESLNDPAAHVKALSTRAHFFQFAQDFRRNARVPFAYTLRGEHPVLRLADAMDFLTRKDYADNWLSETHEQFCGLTFADWTAIARSAGFTLDPSSKPWRNDWVIENRIAPVAALTTVDGEAVDWPDTHQLLIARRPR
- a CDS encoding DUF4267 domain-containing protein is translated as MITTVATVLAGLIGVGILFIGLNVFRAPRAAAGFGIPGTPTEDPTFRAWLTVKADRDIVAGLLLFLVLFAGTPHLLGGYLLVAALMPVADALIVLRSKGPKATAYGVHAATAAIMAAVGVLLFL